CGCCGTCCACGCCGCCGATCTGGCCGCGTTCCGCGCGGCCGTCGACGACAGCTTCGTCCCGCTGCATGTCACCGCGGCCGACCCCGACCGCTTCCGCGGCTCGATTCGCGCGGCCTCGGCCGACGGCATCCACGTCAGCACCGTCGCGGCATCCGCGCACGTCGTGGAGCGCACCCCCGACCTCATCGCGCGCGCCGACGGCCCCGCCGTGAAGATGAGCCTCATGCTGGCGGGCACCGGTCTGCTGGTCCAGGACGGCCGCGAAGCGCTCCTGCGCCCCGGAGACTTCGCCGTCTACGACACCTCCCGCCCGTACACGCTGGCGTTCAGCGGCGACTTCCGCACGATCGTGACGATGTTCGCGCCGAGCGCCCTCCCCCTGCCGTCGTCGGCCCTCGCGCAGCTGACCGCCGTGCGCGTGCCGGGCGACGGCGGGCTCGGTGGCGTCGTCGCCCCCTTCCTCGCGCAGCTCGGGACCCACCTCGACCAGGTCGCCAGCCCGTCCGGGTCTCGGCTGGTGCACACCGCGCTCGACCTGCTCACGACGGTCTACGCCCACGAGCTCGGCAGCGACGTCGCCGCGGGCGATCCGCACGCCGCCCTCCGTCGCCGCGTCGAGGAGCACATCGACACCCACCTCGCCTCCCCCGACCTCGGGCCGGGAACGATCGCCGCCGCGCACTACATCTCGACGCGGCACCTGCACACGCTCTTCCAGGGCCAGGGCACGACCGTGGCCGCGCTCATCCGCGCGCGTCGCCTCGAGCGCTGCCGGCGCGACCTGACGGATCCGCTGCTCGCCGATCAGTCGGTCTCGGCGATCGGCGCGCGGTGGGGATTCCCGGATGCCGCGCACTTCAGCCGCACCTTCAAATCGGCGTTCGGCTTCTCCCCGAGCGAGTGCCGCGCGGGGCGCTGAGCGCCCCCATGTCCCACTTATGACAGAGCATGTCCCGGAAGTGGTGGGTTGAGAGGCCCTCAACCGACCATTTCTGGGACATGGTCCCGCGCGCGGCGCGGCGCCGGCGATCACATCCCCGCGTGGTCGAAGGCGATGCGCGCGACTGCCCCCTATGTCCCACTTATGACGGTGCGTGTCCCAGAAGTGGTCGGTTGAAGGGCCCTCAACTGACCATAAGTGGGACATGATCCCGCGCGCGGCACGGCCCGCGAGGTCACACCCCG
This portion of the Microbacterium testaceum StLB037 genome encodes:
- a CDS encoding helix-turn-helix domain-containing protein; amino-acid sequence: MPIAAIRQPGVTAVHAADLAAFRAAVDDSFVPLHVTAADPDRFRGSIRAASADGIHVSTVAASAHVVERTPDLIARADGPAVKMSLMLAGTGLLVQDGREALLRPGDFAVYDTSRPYTLAFSGDFRTIVTMFAPSALPLPSSALAQLTAVRVPGDGGLGGVVAPFLAQLGTHLDQVASPSGSRLVHTALDLLTTVYAHELGSDVAAGDPHAALRRRVEEHIDTHLASPDLGPGTIAAAHYISTRHLHTLFQGQGTTVAALIRARRLERCRRDLTDPLLADQSVSAIGARWGFPDAAHFSRTFKSAFGFSPSECRAGR